The sequence below is a genomic window from Humulus lupulus chromosome 3, drHumLupu1.1, whole genome shotgun sequence.
catgtatcaattgatgttggttacatagaattattggagaagttgtattcaaagttgaaaGTGGATAGGTCATTGTTTGACTTAAAGTTGGAAGTGCCATTTACATGCAATGAATTTAGTGTAGATCCCATTGAAATCACAGATGATGAAGGAGTTAGTGCTCTTATTCTTGAAAATTCGAAGTCCTTAAAACATCGGGTTCCTTTGTGCGTTAGTTCGATTGCAAAGAACATTGCTCTtattaatccatctcctagagcgagTGTTAATATGGAAAATCATAATCAATCATGCACGGCTGTTCCACAAACAGCTCCTGGGCCAAGTGTATGCATGGGAGGTCCTAGTCATAATGAAACTTTTTTTCCCCCAACAAATCTCTCGCATGAAGATGGGTATGAGTATGAgccttatgtcaatgacgatccagttgcccattttggtgatgatgatgaaagagttGAGGGGTGCAGTAGTTTTAATGATAACTCGGAGGATCAGTTGTCGATGCTACATGTGGTTCAAGTAGATAATTTAAATGTACGATCATTTCCAAGACGTCAAGAAAGCCAAGGACGGAGGACTGCTGGCTCAGAGAGCAGTTGTCCAACTACACAAGATGATGGAAATAGATGGAGTTCTCTAGCGTATACTGCTGAAGATATCCCATGCCTCTCTTATGTTATCCCCACGTTATCTGGGGTGATTTGTGGGGTAATAGAAGTTGGGAAAGTTTTTGATAACAAGTTAGAGTTGAAGATGAAGGCACACTTGTATGCAATGAAGCAGAACttcgagtttgtggtgaagaagttAGGTACTGAAGTTTGGTATATCACTTGCAAGGATCTTGATTGTGGGTGGAGATTGAGGGGGAAGAGAATTCCTAAATCTAATATATTCGAGATAACTCGTTTCACCAACAAACACACCTACTCACTTGACCTCCGACATAAAGGCCATCGCCAAGCTGCACCTTGGGTTATTGGTCAttgcataaagaaaaaatatcagtCTGGATCGAATGtgtacatggaaaacaacataagaaaggacattaagaatgattatggcattgagttgtcatatggaaaagcttggagatgCCGAGAGAAGGCTCTTTCTTATGTCAGGGGGACACCGGAAGCATCCTACCAGAAGTTACCATCGTACCTGTTCATGCTTCAACAGAAAAATCCCGGGACGTTGACAGATTTTGTCACTGAGGAAGATCGATTCAAATATTGCTTTTTCTCACTCAGAGTTAGTAGAAGAGGGTTTCGTACATGTCGTCCTGTGTTATGTGTGGACGACACTTTTTTAAAGACAAAATACGGTGGGCAGATGTTATGTGCAGTCGCGATGGATGCAAATAACCATCTATATCCAGTTGCATTTGGTATTGTGGATAGTGAGAATCatgattcttggaagtatttcatgtcaaAGCTAAAGGAAGTGATTGGGGAAGTCGAGGACCTGGCGTTTGTATCTGACAAGCATGCAAGTATTACACATGCCTTGGAAACTATTTTCCCCGATGCCTATCACGGTgcttgctaccaccacattattatgaatgtggttgctaaattcaagactgaTCATTGTCATGTGTTGATGTATAATGCGGCATATGCTTTTAGGAAATCCGAGTTCCATGCTAACTtcgaaaaaatcaaatcaaaagacccagccattgctcaatacctagaaggcatgggttttgataagtggtcccgtgcttactttcctggaaataggtatgtcattgtgaattgtattttaatttatgaaatcttCTAAATGTATGTTACTATTAAATGTTAGTTTTCCTGGATACTAGgtataatataatgacaagcaattatgctgaaagtttcaacaataagACCCGGGACGCTAGGAGCTTTCCGATAACTACATTCGTCGAATTTATTCGCTTCACACTACAGTCCTAGTTCTGTGATAGGAGAGAAACTAGCGAGAAGACAACTACAACTCTTGCACCGACCTATGAGAAAAATTTGGTGGATATGGCTGAGAAAGCTCGATTCTTGATTCCTTATGCAATAGGGAGGCATGAGTTCCATGTGTTAGATGGTGAGCTGAATGGTGAAGTCGACCTCTTGGATAAGACATGCACATGTGGCCTGTTTCAGATTATTGGTATCCCATGTGCTCATGCACTATCTGGATCCCTTAAGCGAGGGGTGAACTTTTATTCGTTGTGTTCAGATTACTATAAAATTGAGACATGGAGGTCCTCTTACACAGAATCTATATATCCTACTGGTAACGAGGAAGAGTAGATTGTTCCACATGACATTATGACAATAAAAGTGAGAACACCTGCGCAGAAAAACCCGgttggtcgtccaaagaagaaacaaggtaggcCTAAGACGAAATGCCATCCTTCCAATGGAGAGAAATGTGTTGTACAACGCAAGTGTAGCACTTGTGGAGGTCTACGCCATAATAATTGGAAACTTGTAAAGTTCGTGTTTGAAATTTATGGCATCAATGTTAAACTTTTTATTTGGGTACTAATGATCTTTGTtactctttttatttgtgtattgatggactttgttactctttttatttgtgtattaatagactttgttactctttttatttgtgtattaatggactTTGTTACTCGAAACGACATTTTTTATATACAATACTAAGGAGAAATATACTATTGCGTGTCATCGAAATCAAAATAAATGTTCTAACATCAAGGGTACACATTCTCATAAAAAATGTCGATGCATAATTTATCCCTAAAGTACTGAATGTTGTCCTCGATAGCATATGATAAGGGAATGTCTCCAAGAATAAATTCCAAGTGTTTGATGGCGAATACGCCGCAATCTCCACTAAAACCAAGAAATCTTGATTGTGATTGTATTGAAAATTAAAGGAGAACAGtattgaaaatctgaatttagtatGTCTACTTGGTTCTAGACTGTGGGACAATATCAGTGGACATGCGCCGCCAATCAAAGTTTGGAACGGTGATCTTCGGTCTAGCTATTTTCAACTTGGGGTGTCCTTTAAACATACCAGAAGCGTTGAGTAAAGATGGAAGCATCCTAGTCCAAGGCTCGATCAACTCAGACAACTTGTTATGGCTAAAGTTGGAATGATCTGAGTCAAATACAGTGATCATCTAATCAGCGAAATTTATTTCTCAAAGGACCCAGTGCCGATTTTCCATGCACCAGTGGAAGTAGACCTCGTTGCAATCACCCCAAGGCTTCTTGTACTTTTTGGCATCTCCTTTCAGGAAATCAAGAATGTCCGAGTCCCATTGGTAAGTCCTGCCATTTTTCTTGAATTCCTCATATCTAGCaggaatatattgtgcaaatgatGAATCAAGTACGGTGGCTTTCACGGGGTACGTCTTCGGCAACTCAAAAAGACGTCTCCATATAAGATAATTCGCAGCGTTGAGATGCTGCAAATAAATAGAGTAACATTAAGGAAGAGTGGATTGttaaaatgagataaatgttCTAACAAACATAAGAGACTTACAGTTTCTGCCAACCATTCTTTTGCCACCTTCAACTTCAAGAACCAAACAGGGGTCCCATCACAACATTCCAACTTCCTCGGTCTGCTGTTGTCAATCTCACCGAGTACCCATCAGTTAAAAGTTGTCAACATATCATGATCCAACACCTTTAAAGGAAGGATCGTAACTGGGTCCTTGAACTTTGGTTTCTTGGTTGCTGGAGTATAGTCCTCGTACCTTACTGGTCTCTGTCTAGTGCGCTTACCTATAAAGGAGCAATTAGTATCTAatctctttaaaacaaaaaaaaaaactcatggaTTAGTCATACCTAAGACCGTCTGCACTGGCTGAGAAGGTGTGACTTCTCCAACAGAAGGCTCGTAACATGAGGGGAGAATGTCGTACTCTACATCCTTTGTTGGAGTAGGTGCATGAGTATGTGCAGGAGTAGGTGCAGGAGTAGGTATACCACCTAGTGTTGCCAGCTTCTCTAATATGACTTCTTGATTTTTAAGGACGATACCTAGAGTGGCCTTAACCTCGTCCATTGCACTTGATAGTCTGGCCATCTCACCCAACACCTCCTCATAAGCCCCATGAGCAGGAGCAGAAGTAGGTTCTGTACTAGTATCTGCAGCAGTCTCTGTCGGGGCATCCTCCACAAATATGCCAGCCTCAACGACTATCTCAGCCACCGCAACAGCCTTTGCCTCAGGATCATAAGGTCTTCCATCCTCTGGTGTAGGCTGGATCATATTCTGCAGCATCGCATACCTAGGAGCATCCCCCTCTGTCCTCTGATATATGGCATCGAAGAAGTCTCGCTCATTTGGTCGAGGccttaggatagaaatgcatgacaATTGTAATGGAAACAAAGCAATCAAATTAGAAACGACATAAGTTGATTAGTATAATTCAAAAGTTCTTGAATTATTTAAATGTAATATAACTTACATGTCTCCTCGCAAGTACATCCTTCAAATGCAAATGCTTCGGCTAGCCTATGCTCTCCCACTATAGCATCCTAGGGAACTTTAATCACAGGGCTTGGCGTGTTCCTTCTGTAAATCAAGAATCGTCTCGTATGCCCAATATTGCAAGGCTGGTGGATACCCCTTGCAAGTGTACTTTGCCTCCACCTTAACACCCTTAGAAGACTCCACCTCAGTGATCTTCTTCGCCTTCTTACCTGGTATTGTAGCACCAATTGCTTTCATATCTCTATTGAATTGTTTCACAGTTGTATCGAATGAAAGGGATCCCCATGGATACTTCTCAAAATAATCTAAATCCTCGACCATCGACAATAAATCTTGCCAAATAGCATTGTCGTTCTCAGTGCCCAATAGTATCCCCTCCACAAAGTAAACCAAACCGAGCTTGTACAAATCATCAGGTACATCGCACATACTAAAAGCTCGTTCCAACATACTGAACTGAATGTCTTTCTCGGGTTCCACACTGAAATATGTATCAACTAGGCGGGAGGAAGTAATGTGAGGTTCAATGTCAACGGCAAGTGGTGGACAGGAGCAACTCAGGCCGGTGATAATGGAAAACTCGTGCACCCCAAACTTACATAAGTTTGGCCCATCAAGAAGTGCACCTCATCGCCACGCAGAGACTTGACCTTCCACAAAAGCAGTGTGTGCACCAATGCCCCAGAGAACGAAAAGGGAGGGGCTATGAAGAATGGTCCAAAAACAGACTCATTCACCCTCCCCAACAATCCATGCTCCTCAAatcttttcttcaattttgttaaCCTCCCGGAACCCCTATAGGTCATACGACCGACATAATGATCCTCCATAGGGATCTCAAGCGGTGGGATACGTTTGGGTGGCATctgcaaaatataaaaaaaaaaaaaagaagagaattagttgaatttataaaaaataCTCAATCTATTGTTGTCATCGAAATactatcgatataccatcgaaatagcatcgatggagcatggaatcgatgccatatatgttgatttggtttAGCATCGAAATGGACTCAATATACCATCGAAATGGAATCGCGTACAGAtggcaaccatcagcatcgatgGTATTTCAatggtacatcgatgccattTCAATGGTACATCGATGGAATGTCGATGCTGAGGCGAAcatctaatttagatgttatttttGATGTAATATCGATGGTGTATCGATGTTGAATTGATGCCATATATGTTGATTTGCTTCAGCATCGATATGACATCGATGTGGCATCAATATACCATCGATTGCGCATCGATTatgcatcgatgtggcatcgatataCGATCGATTGCGCATCGATGGACTATCGCCTTCATTTACTGGTCCATTGAAATActatcgatggagcatcgatgaaaaacttttcaatattttaaaaatctGCACATGCACTGTATGTCATCGAATTACCATCGATGaagcatcgaaatggcatcgatgtgGAATCGAATGAACATCGACCCACAAAATTTTTGCAGAATTTAAACATAATCTTCCAAAATGATGCACATAGAATCAAACCCATTTTAAGCtacattttttgcaaaataaagattaacaatCAAACCTATTTCATCGATTTATACATTacgattcaattttttttttttaaaaaccacaTGACAGCTGTCTTACCTTACCGTGGCTGGCGATGGAGAAGAAGGTGGCGACGGCGGCTGtgaggagagagagagcttcGCCTGAGAGAGATGGTGAGAATGTGAGCTCGGttgagagaaaataatgagagagaaatgagagagttTGGTTGGGAAGAGAGAATGTGAGGGGTTTGCTCGGTTAGTGGTAGGAGTGTTTttgtccaaaaatttaaaaatggCATATATTTGAGAGAGTATGTTATgttggcatttaaaaaaaaaattaagtatgttaTTGAACATACAGTCTAAAATTTCCCTagtaaaattgttattttttattaatttttggttATAACAAAAATTTTTCAAGAATTATTAGCCTTATtgaaataattttatataatatctttattgatgaaaaataaaataactatggtagccattatatataaaaaaaaattatttattgatagaTCACATTTATTAATTAGTAATTAAAAAATGAATGAATATTTACataacaaaagtaaaaaaaaaaaaacatgagatGCTCTCACTCACTCACACACCCACACTCAACTCGCTCAATTTCAGTTTCCAGATCGAGTCATTTGTTAAAATGTCTCCGTGTAGGCCGTACTGTGGTTGAGACGTACCACTATTAATTTCTTAGGGCTTGAAGTGTTTCTATTCAGTGCTCCTCCAATGGCATATTCACTTATCTAGTcccaagaaaataaaaataaaaaaatctccCAAATCATAAAACCAAACTATACTCAATttcattttcttttcctttcttttcttttctcccAAACATGGCCGGGAAATCCCAGCCCGAGCCGGTCAACGGCAGTACCAAATCTGGGTCGTCCTCACCTCCTCCCGCCAATCTCAAGCCCGATCT
It includes:
- the LOC133825634 gene encoding uncharacterized protein LOC133825634, with the translated sequence MLHVVQVDNLNVRSFPRRQESQGRRTAGSESSCPTTQDDGNRWSSLAYTAEDIPCLSYVIPTLSGVICGVIEVGKVFDNKLELKMKAHLYAMKQNFEFVVKKLGTEVWYITCKDLDCGWRLRGKRIPKSNIFEITRFTNKHTYSLDLRHKGHRQAAPWVIAWRCREKALSYVRGTPEASYQKLPSYLFMLQQKNPGTLTDFVTEEDRFKYCFFSLRVSRRGFRTCRPVLCVDDTFLKTKYGGQMLCAVAMDANNHLYPVAFGIVDSENHDSWKYFMSKLKEVIGEVEDLAFVSDKHASITHALETIFPDAYHGACYHHIIMNVVAKFKTDHCHVLMRETSEKTTTTLAPTYEKNLVDMAEKARFLIPYAIGRHEFHVLDGELNGEVDLLDKTCTCGLFQIIGIPCAHALSGSLKRGVNFYSLCSDYYKIETWRSSYTESIYPTGNEEE